CCTGATGAACTTCGAGGAGAATGGTCCGTTTGGCTTGGGGAGAGTGGTGCGAAATCAGGACGTTGTCGCGAAAAGGAGCAACGGGTTGCCGCGTGCATTCCATTTTGCGGCGTTTTGCCCATTTTTCCAAAAAGAGGCTCACCCTTCTCTCGAAGTGGAACGATTTCGTTTCCACTAAACCCATGGGATTTATGCTACTTCGTCGAACGAGTGCTCTCAGGAGTCTCGGTAACGGTAGAAAATCAGTCGTTTCGGGTGAGGAAGTCAACCTTGGGATCCATTTTGAGCCGCAAATTATTGTAAATCCTATGACCTAAGAATAACTCAAATTTCAATTTACGCCAAATATTCAGAGCTCAAGCCAAGAATTTCATGCTGCTGCTGGAATTTTTATTAAAAAAGACACATAATTTCAGTTGACTTTTAGGGTATCGATGTTTTATAACTATGAGAGTCGTCCTGCAGCCAAACCCCTTCATTTCGACTAGAGCTGCTTTGATGACATCAGGAGCAAACTGATGAAACCCGTTAAGTTTGCAATGATAGCACTGCTGTCATTGTTTGCCGTTGCGAGCCAGAACGCTCTCCACGCGCAAAGTGTTAATCTGAATAGCGTTCAAGTTATGGATCTTGATGATCCTGTTACTCCGGAACCAGGTCCATTCGGCCCTTCGTTCCCCCCCACGATTCCGGGTCCTGGGACACCATTGCCGCTTCCTACCGGTCCGACCTCTCCCTCAAACCCCTGTCCTCCGCAGTAATGTGTGAGATGTGGTAGTTGGAATCGAAGGATGCGATAAGTCGCATCCTTTTTCATTTGACCTTTCAATCAAGTCACATCCTTACGGACGGTTGCTGATTACCAGCACATTTTTGTCTTCGTAAAAATCGTAATGCTGGCTGACTAATCGAAATGGCCTGAGGAGGTCCTTCTCCAATTCCTTCCAGGTGTTCTCCGTCAAAATCAGATAGGATTCCCGCGGCGAATTCAAGAAACTGACTGCGTCCTCCAGATGTTCCAACTTTAGAATCTCCCGTTGGGTGTAGAAGACCGTCGTGGGCTTGAACCAGTAAATCGAGGCTATACGAATATCCCTTTCGCGTTGCCGGAGTTGGCTCTCTTCGACCAGAGCTCGCGGTGCTTTGTATTGGTCCATCTGTAAGATTGGAAAAGCCGCAAGACAGGTCATGAACCCCACGGCGCTCGTCGTAATACACATCAGAATTCGATTCCGGTTTCCGCGAAGCCAAAAGTAGTAACCCGCAATTGCACCCAGCAACGGGAACATTCCCACCCAGGCGCTTTTCTCGAGCCCAGGAAAAACGCGCATCTTTTTGATCGGTAGGGTGATGGCACCGCTGGCGATTAAAAGACCCGCTATGGTTATCAGACCGACCAGTAAAAGGGCACTCAACGCTACCGGCATCCCCCAGCTATAGCCCGCAATTTGCTGACTTCGCCAGCGTTCCACAAATCGTCCGCACACGATAGCCGTCGCTGGATAAAGGGGAAACACATAGTTCGGCAATTTGGTGGCCGCGATGGAGAAAACCGCGAGATAGACTGCAAACCAGGTCAACAACAATCGGTACGGAGCATAGTCGAGTTGGGAAGTTCGGCATTGTTTGACGGCTTCCCAAAATGCCAAGCCGAGGAAAATACTGCCTGGAGCGAAACCAATGATCAAGGCGATCAGATGAAAGAACGGATTACCGCTATGGTTTTCCATGGGCGTCGTGAATCGGGAAATATTTTCTCGACCGAAGAAGACTCGGAGAAATTCGCCGCGGGTTTCCACGCCGACCATCACATACCAGGGTAATGCCAGGAGCAGGAAAACCAAACTGGCTTGAATCAGCTTGCGATCCCATAGCCGCGAGAGTTGTTTGTTCCAACCCAGATAAACTAGGACCACCAGCCCAGGCAGACCCACTCCGATAGGCCCCTTCGTAAGGACCGCCAAGGCGCATGCGGCGGCCATCGGAATGAACCACCCTCGACCACCATTTTCTGAAAATCGCCAGAAACAATAGAAGGACAGGGTAGTGAAGAATACCAGGATAGAATCCGGGCTGGCCGTGTGGGAAAGTAGACAGAACTCGATGGCTGTCGTCAGGAGTAAACCGCTGATCAAACCCGTCATCGCATCGAACATGCGTCGACCCAGGAAGTAGGTGATAAACACCGTACCAAAACCGGCCAGGACGCTCGGTAGCCTTGCCGACCACTCGGAGATGCCAAAAAGCTTATAGGAGGCCATCTGCCACCAATAGAGCATCACCGGCTTGGCCGTGCGCAGTTCATAATTAAAAGTGGGCACAATCCAAGTGCCGGCCTCCAGCATTTCCCGGGCGGCTTCCGCATTAACACCTTCGTCGACATCCCACAGGCTATGCGTGCCGAGATTGGGGAATGTGCACAAAGCCATTACCGTCGTTAGGATCATTAAGTGCAATTTCGAAGATTGCGAAAATCGGTTCATCCTAAGCCTTGCAGAATGATCTTTCTGAAACCCATTACACCGCGTAATATAAGCGGTTCCAGTAAGTTGCGGAAGACCAACAGTCGGTGAAGAACGTACATTCAGGCGTCGGTTAGGATGTCTGATCGATGGATCTAACATGAGTAAAGCGTATTTTGTCGGGTTAGATGTCGGTGGTACTACTATGAAAGCGGCCGTCGTCGATTCCGACGGGCTGGCCGGTCCCGCCGTGGTATCTGACACCGAATCCTATAAGGGTCAGGATCATGGCCTGGCCACCATGTGCGACACTATTCGAAAAGCGGTGGAAGCCGCCAACAAAAAGCTAGCCGACATCGCCGCAATCGGTGTGGCCACGCCGGGCACCATGGATATCAAAGCCGGCTTGATTCTGGATCCGCCGAACCTCAAACCTTGGCGGGATGTGCCCGTTCGTGATCATATTTTGAATCATTTCAAAATTCCCACGGCCTTTCAAAACGATGCCAATGCTGCAGCGTTCGGCGAATACTGGGTGGGAGCCGGCCGTACTGCAAAAAGCATGGTTCTATTCACACTGGGTACTGGAGTCGGCGGCGGAA
The genomic region above belongs to Telmatocola sphagniphila and contains:
- a CDS encoding ArnT family glycosyltransferase, with protein sequence MILTTVMALCTFPNLGTHSLWDVDEGVNAEAAREMLEAGTWIVPTFNYELRTAKPVMLYWWQMASYKLFGISEWSARLPSVLAGFGTVFITYFLGRRMFDAMTGLISGLLLTTAIEFCLLSHTASPDSILVFFTTLSFYCFWRFSENGGRGWFIPMAAACALAVLTKGPIGVGLPGLVVLVYLGWNKQLSRLWDRKLIQASLVFLLLALPWYVMVGVETRGEFLRVFFGRENISRFTTPMENHSGNPFFHLIALIIGFAPGSIFLGLAFWEAVKQCRTSQLDYAPYRLLLTWFAVYLAVFSIAATKLPNYVFPLYPATAIVCGRFVERWRSQQIAGYSWGMPVALSALLLVGLITIAGLLIASGAITLPIKKMRVFPGLEKSAWVGMFPLLGAIAGYYFWLRGNRNRILMCITTSAVGFMTCLAAFPILQMDQYKAPRALVEESQLRQRERDIRIASIYWFKPTTVFYTQREILKLEHLEDAVSFLNSPRESYLILTENTWKELEKDLLRPFRLVSQHYDFYEDKNVLVISNRP